A genomic region of Enterobacteriaceae endosymbiont of Macroplea mutica contains the following coding sequences:
- the trpCF gene encoding bifunctional indole-3-glycerol-phosphate synthase TrpC/phosphoribosylanthranilate isomerase TrpF — protein sequence MFKIDILQLIIKNKISWIIEQQKHLSINVLKTKVHKTKLNFYTKTNTYLLNKIFILEYKKHSPTQKIISQNVHIIHVAKIYQQYATAISVVTDEKFFSGSFKYLKLMSQITNKPILCKDFFLDPYQIFFARYYGADIILLILTILSDTQYIILRNIAHQLNMSVITEVSNKIEFKRAINLKAKIIMINNRNLKNFTINIYNTINILNNINVNYKTILISASGIKQHTQIQKLNKFVHGYLIGTALLSNKNILLNVKKIMFGNNKICGLKKNYDAYISSQAGSIFGGLIFTKQSIRYISLVHAINIVNNTTTLLYIGVFYNNSITDIIKVIQKIPLFAIQLHGNEDQNFINNVKNKIPKHIQIWKTYNINNTIPQQKFSHIDLFVYDYYLPGSGKTFNWDLLKHINKKNILLAGGLNIYNCVQAAQLKCYGLDFNSGVEKTPGIKDIIKINNIFHKLRNCT from the coding sequence ATGTTTAAAATAGATATCTTGCAACTAATAATTAAAAATAAAATTTCATGGATTATAGAACAACAAAAACATTTATCAATAAATGTTTTAAAAACAAAAGTCCATAAAACGAAACTTAATTTTTATACTAAAACAAATACATATTTATTAAATAAAATATTTATTTTAGAATATAAGAAACATTCACCTACACAAAAAATTATATCGCAAAACGTCCATATTATACATGTAGCAAAAATATATCAGCAATATGCTACTGCTATTTCTGTAGTAACAGATGAAAAATTTTTTTCTGGTAGTTTTAAATATTTAAAACTCATGAGTCAAATAACAAATAAACCTATTTTATGTAAAGATTTTTTTTTAGATCCTTATCAAATATTTTTTGCAAGGTATTATGGTGCAGATATTATACTTCTTATACTTACTATTTTAAGTGACACACAATATATAATATTGCGCAATATTGCTCATCAATTAAATATGAGTGTAATAACAGAAGTTAGTAATAAAATAGAATTTAAACGAGCAATAAATTTAAAAGCTAAAATTATTATGATTAATAATAGAAATTTAAAAAATTTTACTATTAATATTTATAATACAATAAATATATTAAATAATATTAATGTAAACTATAAAACTATTTTAATTAGTGCATCTGGCATTAAACAACATACACAAATACAAAAATTAAATAAATTTGTTCATGGGTATTTAATAGGAACTGCTTTATTATCAAATAAAAATATCTTATTAAATGTTAAAAAAATTATGTTCGGTAATAATAAAATATGTGGTTTAAAAAAAAATTATGATGCATACATATCAAGTCAAGCAGGTAGCATATTTGGCGGTTTAATTTTTACTAAGCAATCTATTAGATATATTAGTTTAGTTCATGCAATAAATATTGTAAATAATACCACTACACTATTATATATAGGTGTGTTTTATAATAATAGTATAACAGATATTATAAAAGTCATTCAAAAAATACCATTATTTGCTATACAATTACATGGTAACGAAGATCAAAATTTTATCAATAATGTAAAAAATAAGATCCCTAAACATATCCAAATTTGGAAAACATATAATATTAACAATACCATACCACAACAAAAATTTTCTCATATAGATTTATTTGTTTATGACTATTATTTACCTGGATCAGGAAAAACATTTAATTGGGATTTATTAAAGCATATAAATAAAAAAAATATCCTTTTAGCTGGAGGCTTAAATATATATAATTGTGTACAAGCAGCACAATTAAAATGTTATGGACTAGATTTTAATTCTGGGGTAGAAAAAACTCCTGGAATAAAAGATATTATAAAAATAAACAATATTTTTCACAAATTACGTAACTGTACATAA
- the trpD gene encoding anthranilate phosphoribosyltransferase gives MFTIHKLLEKIYNLHYLSQQETYYLFSLIQQKKILQSQLIALLIALKIKGVNIYEILGAVNAIHDTSQVNYSLPKNSYTISDITGTGGDNANTLNISTSSAFIAAACGIKVAKHINKNVSSLSGSADIVSFLGYPIQQSCQTSFLLLEKYNLCFLFAQKYYSFLNDYMLIRKELNTHTIFNIIGPLINPYYPKIILIGVYHVNMLEPMIHVLKILKYTRAAVVHCKGMDEISLHNNTIVMELHNQNITNYILTPKDFGLHNYINIQDLTGYSIKYNTKILVQLLKGTCKNTSYINTVAVNVAFLLKLNGYHNLIQNTQLALDVIYSGLGFKYIINLIQQGYMRNTLCLK, from the coding sequence ATGTTTACAATACATAAACTTTTAGAAAAAATATATAATTTACATTATTTATCACAACAAGAAACTTATTATTTATTTTCTTTAATACAACAAAAAAAAATATTACAAAGTCAGTTAATTGCCTTATTAATTGCATTAAAAATAAAAGGTGTTAATATATATGAAATATTAGGAGCAGTTAATGCCATTCATGATACATCTCAAGTAAATTATTCATTACCTAAAAATAGCTATACTATATCGGATATTACTGGTACTGGAGGTGATAATGCAAATACTTTAAATATTTCTACAAGTAGTGCTTTTATTGCAGCTGCTTGTGGTATTAAAGTTGCCAAACATATTAATAAAAACGTATCTAGTTTATCAGGTTCAGCAGATATCGTATCATTTTTAGGATATCCAATACAACARTCTTGTCAAACATCATTTTTATTATTAGAAAAATATAATTTATGTTTTTTATTTGCACAAAAATATTATAGTTTTTTAAATGATTATATGTTAATTAGAAAAGAACTTAATACACATACTATTTTTAATATTATAGGACCATTAATTAATCCATATTATCCTAAAATTATTTTAATAGGTGTTTATCATGTTAATATGTTAGAACCTATGATACATGTTTTAAAAATTTTAAAATATACCAGAGCAGCAGTAGTGCACTGTAAAGGTATGGATGAAATATCATTACATAATAATACAATAGTAATGGAACTCCATAATCAAAATATTACTAATTATATATTAACACCTAAAGATTTTGGTTTACATAATTATATTAATATCCAAGATCTAACAGGTTATTCAATAAAATATAATACTAAGATATTAGTACAATTATTAAAAGGGACATGTAAAAATACAAGTTATATTAATACTGTCGCAGTTAATGTTGCCTTTTTATTAAAATTAAATGGTTATCATAATTTAATTCAAAATACACAATTAGCTTTAGATGTAATCTATTCAGGTCTAGGATTTAAATATATTATAAATCTCATACAACAAGGATATATGCGTAATACATTATGTTTAAAATAG
- a CDS encoding glutamine amidotransferase-related protein: protein MSNIFLLDNFDSFTYNLVDQLRCLGHTVIIYRNNINTNILLQKIQQIQNPILILSPGPGLPENAGYMPYLLQILIGKIPIIGICLGYQALIELYNGTIMPLNNILHGQATPIIHDAKHMFQNIKNPMYVARYHSLIVKNIPKIFTINSKYKNIIMSFRYEKHKICGYQFHPESILTPKGNILLEQTIVWANSFYLL, encoded by the coding sequence ATGTCAAATATATTTCTTTTAGATAATTTTGATTCTTTTACTTATAATCTAGTAGATCAATTAAGATGTTTAGGACATACAGTTATCATATATAGGAATAATATTAATACAAATATATTATTACAAAAAATTCAGCAAATACAAAATCCTATTCTTATATTATCTCCTGGACCTGGATTACCAGAAAATGCAGGATATATGCCGTATTTATTACAAATTTTAATAGGGAAAATACCTATTATCGGAATATGTTTAGGATATCAAGCACTAATAGAATTATATAATGGAACTATTATGCCATTAAATAATATATTACATGGACAAGCTACACCAATTATACATGATGCAAAACATATGTTCCAAAATATTAAAAATCCTATGTATGTTGCAAGATATCATTCTTTAATAGTAAAAAATATCCCCAAAATTTTTACTATAAATTCTAAATATAAAAATATAATTATGAGTTTTCGTTATGAAAAACATAAAATATGTGGTTATCAATTTCATCCTGAATCGATTTTAACTCCAAAAGGCAATATTTTATTAGAACAAACCATTGTATGGGCAAATAGTTTTTATTTATTATAA
- a CDS encoding anthranilate synthase component 1, which produces MTKDKPILQLIQKNVTYNKNLTTIFSKICCYKTNTLLLESADIIYKNNLKSLLIIDSSIRIYAYKNIVYIDSFSHNGDALLLLLDKRLPQNIINSKTSNHRILKFPKNNTFIDEDKRLKEQSVLDILRLILQLVHNPHKNKYAIFLGGFFSYDLIYYFEHLPKTIKQICPDYCFYLAETLLIVNHKKKNTYLQSVVYIPNKMEYYRLYNRILELHKQISVINNDVTKNKTKLFNKIQYTCNYDDQTFYKIIMNMKQKIKFGEIFQVVPSRKFYIKCYQPLKSYSILKELNPSPYMFFMQDKDFILFGSSPESSLKFTARTRKIEIYPIAGTRARGIINGRLNLDLDNRIELEMRTDQKELSEHLMLVDLARNDLAKICIPGSRYIADLMRVDRYKYVMHLVSKVIGILRKELDALHAYRACMNMGTLTGAPKIRAMELIAQMEIESRGTYGGAIGYLTANGDLDTCIIIRAAYIQNNIAIIQAGAGIVLNSQPLLEIQESFDKARAVLNAINYTL; this is translated from the coding sequence ATGACAAAAGATAAACCTATATTACAACTTATACAAAAAAACGTTACATATAATAAAAATCTCACGACTATTTTTAGTAAAATTTGTTGTTATAAAACAAACACATTATTATTAGAATCAGCAGATATCATTTATAAAAATAATTTAAAAAGTTTATTAATTATTGATAGTAGTATAAGAATATATGCCTATAAAAATATTGTATATATTGATTCTTTTTCACATAATGGCGATGCATTACTATTATTATTAGATAAAAGATTACCGCAAAATATTATTAATTCAAAAACTAGCAATCATAGAATATTAAAATTTCCTAAAAATAATACATTTATAGATGAAGATAAACGTTTAAAAGAACAATCTGTTTTAGATATTTTAAGACTAATTTTACAGTTAGTACATAATCCTCATAAAAATAAATATGCAATATTTTTAGGTGGTTTTTTTTCTTATGACTTAATATATTATTTTGAACATTTACCTAAGACCATTAAACAAATATGTCCAGATTATTGTTTTTATTTGGCAGAAACATTATTAATTGTAAATCATAAAAAAAAAAATACTTACTTACAAAGTGTTGTATATATACCAAATAAAATGGAATATTATAGATTATATAATAGAATTTTAGAATTACATAAACAAATTTCTGTTATAAATAATGATGTTACTAAAAACAAAACAAAGTTATTTAATAAAATACAATATACATGTAACTATGATGATCAAACTTTCTATAAAATCATCATGAATATGAAGCAAAAAATTAAATTCGGAGAAATTTTTCAAGTAGTTCCTTCTAGAAAATTTTATATTAAATGTTATCAACCATTAAAATCATATTCAATATTAAAAGAACTAAATCCTAGCCCTTATATGTTTTTTATGCAAGATAAAGATTTTATATTATTTGGTTCTTCTCCTGAAAGTTCATTAAAATTTACTGCTAGAACTAGAAAAATTGAAATCTATCCTATTGCTGGTACAAGAGCGAGAGGCATTATTAATGGTAGATTAAATTTAGATTTAGATAATCGTATTGAATTAGAAATGCGTACAGATCAAAAAGAATTATCAGAACATTTAATGCTTGTAGATTTGGCTCGTAATGATCTAGCTAAAATATGTATTCCAGGTAGTAGATATATAGCAGATTTAATGAGAGTAGATCGTTATAAATATGTGATGCATTTAGTTTCAAAAGTTATAGGTATTTTACGAAAAGAATTAGATGCACTTCATGCTTATAGAGCATGTATGAATATGGGTACATTAACTGGTGCTCCTAAAATACGTGCTATGGAACTTATTGCACAAATGGAAATAGAATCTAGAGGTACTTATGGAGGTGCTATAGGTTATTTAACAGCAAATGGCGATCTAGATACATGTATTATTATACGTGCTGCGTATATACAAAATAACATTGCTATTATACAAGCAGGAGCAGGAATAGTATTAAATTCACAACCATTATTAGAAATACAAGAAAGTTTTGATAAAGCTAGAGCAGTATTAAATGCAATTAATTATACTTTATAA
- the ychF gene encoding redox-regulated ATPase YchF, producing MSLKCGIIGLPNVGKSTLFNLLTNSNVDALNYPFCTIKPNISIVKVPDSRLLTLSKLVNTKKIIYTTITFVDIAGLIQGAHLGIGLGNKFLRHIATVNAIIHVVKYFYDTKIYNLSSQDPIKDIDIIHNELIQFDITLCKKLIIQFLKNKXSVKHKEINLFHTCLKYLEKKILLNKINFSYEEKNILNHYQILSIKPIMIVVNIDFKQSNKKNTDIKINHIAKKFLTVPICAKLKSRNTQDTIMQNNYLNQIIQSSFNLLNLHNFYTVSSKEVRSWSINKGTIALHAAKKIHSDIQRGFIRANIISYKDYVTYKCISIIKKLGKIKIEGKKYVINDGDIIHFLFNI from the coding sequence ATGAGTTTAAAATGCGGTATTATTGGTTTACCAAATGTTGGCAAATCTACTTTATTTAATTTATTAACTAATTCTAATGTCGATGCATTAAATTATCCTTTTTGTACTATAAAACCTAATATAAGTATTGTTAAAGTACCTGATTCTAGATTGTTAACTTTATCTAAGTTAGTTAATACAAAAAAAATTATATATACTACTATCACTTTTGTTGATATTGCTGGATTAATACAAGGCGCCCATTTAGGTATTGGTTTAGGTAATAAATTTTTAAGACATATTGCAACAGTTAATGCTATTATACACGTTGTAAAATATTTTTATGATACTAAGATATATAATTTATCTTCTCAAGATCCTATTAAAGATATTGATATTATTCATAATGAATTAATACAATTTGATATAACATTATGTAAAAAATTAATAATACAATTTTTAAAAAATAAACMATCAGTTAAACACAAAGAAATAAATTTATTTCATACTTGTTTAAAGTACCTTGAAAAAAAAATTTTATTAAATAAGATTAATTTTAGTTACGAAGAAAAAAATATTTTGAATCATTATCAAATATTAAGTATTAAACCAATCATGATTGTAGTGAACATTGATTTTAAACAATCAAATAAAAAAAATACTGATATTAAAATTAATCATATTGCTAAAAAATTTTTAACTGTGCCAATATGTGCTAAATTAAAATCTCGCAATACACAAGACACTATCATGCAAAATAATTATTTAAATCAAATTATCCAATCTAGTTTTAATTTATTAAATTTACATAATTTTTACACTGTTAGTAGTAAAGAAGTTAGATCATGGAGTATTAACAAAGGTACTATTGCTCTACATGCAGCAAAAAAAATTCATAGTGATATACAACGTGGTTTTATTAGAGCTAATATTATATCGTATAAAGATTATGTTACTTATAAATGTATTAGCATCATAAAAAAACTCGGGAAAATTAAAATAGAAGGTAAAAAATATGTTATTAATGATGGTGATATAATACATTTTTTATTTAACATATAA
- the pth gene encoding aminoacyl-tRNA hydrolase: protein MLKIIIGLGNYGNKYINTRHNMGSFCLLEMSKRLNIKFKKNKSLLGYIGNLFLYNKNIILFIPDGFINNSGQSISLILKFYKINLNNILIIHDELDFYPGIAKFKYGGSSGGHNGLKNIICCLQSQQFYRLRIGIGKPNNKLQTNIFVLNKPKIEEQKKIFYAINKSICALKILIQTNNYCTAINFLHDKTRITL from the coding sequence TTGTTAAAAATAATAATAGGTTTAGGAAATTATGGTAATAAATATATTAATACAAGACATAATATGGGTTCTTTTTGTCTGTTAGAAATGTCAAAAAGATTAAATATTAAATTTAAAAAAAATAAATCTTTGTTAGGATATATAGGTAATTTATTTTTGTATAATAAAAATATCATATTATTTATACCAGATGGTTTTATAAATAATTCCGGCCAATCCATATCATTAATATTAAAATTTTATAAAATTAATTTAAATAATATTTTAATCATTCATGATGAATTAGATTTTTATCCTGGTATAGCAAAATTTAAATATGGCGGGAGCAGTGGTGGCCATAATGGTCTAAAAAATATTATATGTTGTTTACAAAGTCAACAATTTTATCGACTCCGAATTGGCATAGGGAAACCTAATAATAAATTGCAAACTAATATTTTTGTATTAAATAAACCAAAGATAGAAGAACAAAAAAAAATTTTTTACGCTATAAATAAAAGTATTTGCGCGTTAAAAATATTAATACAAACAAACAATTATTGTACAGCAATAAATTTTTTACACGATAAAACACGGATAACATTATGA
- a CDS encoding ribose-phosphate pyrophosphokinase, translating to MFNIKLFTGNAIPALAKQIANNLSLPLGKIYVGKFSDGETLVQINENVRGDDIYIIQSICNPSNDNLMELIIMIDAFKRASAARITAVIPYFGYARQDRRISSARVPITAKVIADILSNVGVNRILTVDLHAEQIQGFFNIPINNVLSYTIFLQDLYKQKLQQPIIVSPDIGGVVRARILSEKLFNSADIIIIDKRRLQYNISEVMHIIGNVNNRDCILIDDIIDTAGTLCQAAKILKQHRAKKVLAYITHPIFSGNAAKNIRNSVIDEIIVCDSIPLQENMKTLCNIRILTLSLILSEAIRRLNNEESLSIMFK from the coding sequence ATGTTTAATATAAAATTATTTACTGGCAATGCAATTCCGGCATTAGCAAAACAAATTGCAAATAATTTATCTTTACCATTAGGAAAGATATATGTTGGAAAATTTAGTGATGGTGAAACATTAGTACAAATTAATGAAAATGTACGTGGTGATGATATCTATATCATACAATCTATATGTAACCCTAGTAATGATAATTTAATGGAATTAATTATTATGATTGATGCTTTTAAACGTGCATCAGCTGCAAGAATTACAGCAGTCATACCGTATTTTGGTTATGCTAGGCAGGATAGAAGAATATCGTCTGCTAGAGTACCCATTACTGCAAAAGTTATAGCAGACATTTTATCTAATGTAGGTGTAAATAGAATTTTAACAGTAGACTTACATGCTGAACAAATTCAAGGTTTTTTTAATATTCCCATTAATAATGTATTAAGTTACACTATTTTTTTACAAGATTTATATAAACAAAAATTACAACAACCTATAATTGTATCTCCTGATATTGGCGGAGTAGTTCGTGCGCGTATATTATCTGAAAAATTATTTAATAGTGCTGATATTATAATAATAGATAAAAGAAGATTACAATATAATATATCAGAAGTTATGCATATTATTGGCAATGTAAATAATCGTGACTGTATTTTAATAGATGATATAATTGATACAGCAGGAACACTATGCCAAGCAGCTAAAATATTAAAACAACATCGTGCTAAGAAAGTACTTGCATATATTACACATCCCATTTTTTCTGGTAATGCTGCAAAAAATATTCGTAATTCAGTTATAGATGAAATTATAGTATGTGATAGTATACCTTTGCAAGAAAATATGAAGACATTATGTAATATTAGAATATTAACTTTATCATTAATATTATCAGAAGCTATTCGTCGTTTAAATAATGAAGAATCACTTTCTATAATGTTTAAATAA
- the prfA gene encoding peptide chain release factor 1 encodes MKKSIIDKLNCLFNTYKNLEKQFFNNKTYDQNYKNLTTKYNKLSFLMKLFMQWKKIQKDLRNNQNLLQDKELHSLALEDNHRLQLLKNNIEKKIQISLFPENNKEQRNCFLEIRSGSGGKEAAIFVSDISRMYMRYAESKKWEIDIIHIHYGEHGGYKEIIIKIIGYNAYGTLKFESGGHRVQRVPETESQGRIHTSTCIIAVLPELLKKEIPIINTQDLKIDTFRSSGAGGQHVNTTDSAIRITHLPTGIVVACQDERSQHKNKSKALAVLASRITTMEQAKRNKNTAFKKKTLLGSGDRSDRIRTYNYIQKRVTDHRINLTIYRLEEIMNGKLDMLIEPIKKTIL; translated from the coding sequence ATGAAAAAATCTATCATAGATAAATTAAATTGTTTATTTAATACATATAAAAATCTTGAAAAACAATTTTTTAATAATAAAACTTATGATCAAAACTATAAAAATCTTACTACTAAGTATAATAAATTATCATTTTTAATGAAACTTTTTATGCAATGGAAAAAAATACAAAAAGATTTAAGAAATAATCAAAACTTATTACAAGATAAAGAACTACACTCTTTGGCATTAGAAGATAATCATCGTTTGCAATTATTAAAAAATAATATAGAAAAGAAAATTCAAATATCTTTATTCCCTGAAAACAACAAAGAACAACGAAATTGTTTTTTAGAAATCAGATCAGGTTCAGGAGGTAAAGAAGCAGCAATTTTTGTTAGTGATATATCTAGAATGTATATGAGATATGCAGAGTCTAAAAAATGGGAAATTGATATTATACACATTCATTATGGTGAACATGGTGGTTATAAAGAAATTATTATAAAAATTATTGGTTATAATGCATATGGCACATTAAAATTTGAATCTGGAGGTCATAGAGTACAAAGAGTGCCAGAAACAGAATCTCAAGGTAGAATACATACTTCTACATGTATTATCGCAGTATTACCAGAACTTTTAAAAAAAGAAATACCAATAATCAATACACAAGATTTAAAAATTGATACATTTAGATCTTCAGGCGCTGGTGGGCAACATGTTAATACTACGGATTCGGCAATACGTATTACACATTTACCCACTGGAATTGTTGTGGCATGTCAAGATGAAAGATCACAACATAAAAATAAATCAAAAGCATTAGCAGTATTAGCATCTAGAATTACTACTATGGAACAAGCAAAAAGGAATAAAAATACAGCATTTAAAAAGAAAACATTATTAGGATCCGGAGATCGTTCTGATAGAATTAGAACATATAATTATATTCAAAAAAGAGTAACTGATCATCGCATTAATTTAACAATATATAGATTAGAAGAAATTATGAATGGAAAATTAGACATGTTAATTGAGCCTATAAAAAAAACAATATTATAA
- the prmC gene encoding peptide chain release factor N(5)-glutamine methyltransferase yields the protein MMIKTWLEYATNTLEKYNINNPQLEAVVILSAICKKPKYWIYTFNEYTLNKFYLNKINQCLKRRIKKEPLAYIIGFCEFWSLNIYVTPDVLIPRKETELIVDVSINKIYHNNVNKILELGTGSGAISFAIASSNKFVNIIATDISMKAIKLAQYNLKQLNLTNIILSQSNWFHKISYQTFDIIISNPPYISQQEYKYYEEYLKFEPKIALIAKNNGLNNFKHIILHSYNYLNNFGWLILEHAPHQITYIMNLFKKKFYNIQTYMDLNNKFRVICAQKILHKINDFM from the coding sequence ATGATGATTAAAACATGGTTAGAATATGCTACTAATACTTTAGAAAAGTATAATATTAATAATCCGCAATTAGAAGCTGTGGTAATATTATCTGCAATTTGTAAAAAACCTAAGTATTGGATTTATACATTTAACGAATATACACTTAATAAATTTTATTTAAATAAAATTAATCAATGTTTAAAAAGAAGGATTAAAAAAGAACCTTTAGCTTACATAATAGGTTTTTGTGAATTTTGGTCTTTAAATATATATGTTACTCCAGATGTATTAATACCTAGAAAAGAAACAGAGTTAATTGTAGATGTTAGTATTAATAAAATTTATCATAATAATGTTAATAAAATTTTAGAGTTAGGTACTGGYAGTGGTGCTATATCATTTGCTATCGCCTCTAGTAATAAATTTGTTAATATCATAGCTACTGATATTTCGATGAAAGCTATTAAACTTGCTCAGTATAATTTAAAACAATTAAATTTAACAAATATTATTTTATCACAAAGTAATTGGTTTCATAAAATTTCTTATCAAACTTTTGATATTATAATTAGTAATCCACCTTATATTAGTCAACAAGAATATAAATATTATGAAGAATATTTAAAATTTGAACCTAAAATAGCTTTAATAGCAAAAAATAATGGTTTAAATAATTTTAAACATATAATTTTACATTCATATAATTATCTAAATAATTTTGGTTGGTTAATATTAGAACATGCACCACATCAAATAACATATATTATGAATTTATTCAAAAAAAAATTTTATAATATTCAAACATATATGGATTTAAATAATAAATTTAGAGTTATTTGTGCACAAAAAATTTTACATAAAATCAATGATTTTATGTAA
- the thrS gene encoding threonine--tRNA ligase codes for MVKNIHPNNSIKQDKQYSQKKNTSLLLMRDHRQLGKQLNLYHFQDEAPGMVFWHHNGYIIFQELETFLRKKLQQYNYQEVRTPIITDSVIWENTGHWEIYKKAMFITSSENRQYCIKPMNCPGHIQIFKHKLMSYKNLPIRIAEFGICHRNEPSGSLHGLMRLRSFTQDDAHIFCTEEHITQEITNCIYMMYEIYNIFGFKKIRVKLSTRPDKRIGNDNIWNYTENHLSKILHKLNIIFEYQNGEGAFYGPKIEFSFFDCSNREWQCGTIQLDCSLSKKLNLFYIDHNNKHQYPIIIHRAILGSLERFIGIILEEFHGYLPLWIVPLQVIILNINSKHNNYIMNIVNIFMQNNIRIKADLSNNKISFKIRQYTMLHIPYIFICGDQEIQNNTIAIRNCLGENLGFMKIHDIINKIKEEIQNYKITQYII; via the coding sequence ATGGTAAAAAATATACACCCAAACAATAGCATAAAACAAGATAAACAATATTCGCAAAAAAAAAATACATCATTATTATTAATGAGAGATCATAGACAATTAGGTAAACAATTAAATTTATATCATTTCCAAGATGAAGCTCCTGGAATGGTATTTTGGCATCATAATGGTTATATTATTTTTCAAGAACTAGAAACATTTTTAAGAAAAAAACTACAACAATATAATTATCAAGAAGTTAGAACGCCCATTATAACAGATAGTGTTATTTGGGAAAATACTGGACATTGGGAAATTTATAAAAAAGCTATGTTTATAACTTCATCAGAAAATAGACAGTATTGTATTAAACCTATGAATTGTCCAGGACATATACAGATTTTTAAACATAAATTAATGTCTTATAAAAATTTACCAATTAGAATAGCAGAATTTGGTATATGTCATAGAAATGAACCTTCTGGTTCTTTGCATGGTTTAATGAGATTACGTAGTTTTACACAAGATGATGCACATATTTTTTGTACTGAAGAACATATTACTCAAGAAATCACTAATTGTATATATATGATGTATGAAATATATAATATATTTGGTTTTAAAAAAATACGAGTGAAATTATCTACTAGACCAGACAAACGTATTGGAAATGATAATATTTGGAATTATACAGAAAATCATTTATCTAAAATATTACATAAACTTAATATTATTTTTGAATACCAAAATGGTGAAGGTGCATTTTATGGTCCAAAAATAGAGTTTTCTTTTTTTGATTGTTCTAATAGAGAATGGCAATGTGGCACCATACAATTAGATTGTTCATTATCAAAAAAATTAAATTTATTTTATATAGACCATAATAATAAACATCAATATCCTATTATTATCCATCGTGCTATATTAGGCTCTTTAGAACGTTTTATTGGAATTATTTTAGAAGAATTTCATGGATATTTACCTTTATGGATAGTACCATTACAAGTTATAATTTTAAATATTAATTCCAAACACAATAACTATATCATGAATATAGTAAATATTTTTATGCAAAATAATATAAGAATTAAGGCAGATTTAAGTAATAATAAAATTTCTTTTAAAATTAGACAGTATACTATGTTACATATACCATATATTTTCATTTGTGGTGATCAAGAAATTCAAAACAATACAATAGCTATTAGAAATTGTTTAGGAGAAAATTTGGGATTTATGAAAATACATGATATTATTAATAAAAT